A region of Bacteroidota bacterium DNA encodes the following proteins:
- a CDS encoding alpha/beta hydrolase-fold protein, protein MKALRQLLLFKSNALNRSVHADLILPAQIDPAQAYSLLVLNDGQDMQALHIQHILEQLWSKGICKPFILIAPHTQDRMVEYGVTGYVDFKQRGSLAKQYTQFIVEELIPQLPERLQLNVFKEHVIGGFSLGALSAFDIAWNNPQVFSKVSACSASFWWRSKDLDEGYTDADRIMHKVVKETKHKPALQIWIQCGTLDETADRNNNGIIDSIDDALDLIKELELKGFTQHIDLFYHEIIGAKHTLETYGLMLPQFLRWAFPNN, encoded by the coding sequence ATGAAAGCCCTCCGTCAGTTATTACTTTTTAAGTCAAATGCATTAAACCGTTCTGTTCATGCTGATTTAATTTTACCTGCACAAATTGACCCGGCACAAGCTTATTCTTTATTGGTTTTAAATGATGGACAGGATATGCAGGCGTTGCATATACAACATATTTTAGAGCAGCTATGGAGTAAAGGTATATGCAAGCCTTTTATATTAATTGCACCGCATACGCAAGATAGAATGGTTGAGTATGGTGTAACCGGTTATGTAGATTTTAAACAACGTGGTTCTTTGGCTAAGCAGTACACCCAATTTATTGTGGAAGAGTTAATACCTCAATTGCCTGAACGCTTACAGTTAAATGTGTTTAAAGAGCATGTAATAGGTGGTTTTAGTTTGGGTGCATTGTCGGCATTTGATATAGCCTGGAACAACCCGCAGGTGTTTAGCAAAGTAAGTGCATGCAGTGCTTCGTTTTGGTGGCGTAGTAAAGATTTAGATGAGGGTTATACCGATGCAGATAGAATAATGCACAAGGTTGTAAAAGAAACCAAGCATAAACCGGCATTACAAATATGGATTCAATGCGGTACTTTAGATGAAACGGCTGATAGAAACAACAACGGTATTATAGATAGTATTGACGATGCTTTGGATTTAATAAAAGAACTGGAGCTAAAAGGATTTACCCAACATATAGATTTGTTTTACCACGAAATAATAGGAGCTAAGCATACTCTGGAAACCTATGGTTTAATGTTACCCCAGTTTTTGCGTTGGGCATTTCCAAACAACTAA
- a CDS encoding alpha/beta fold hydrolase: MIENYFKWHSPNLDKEIEMQVFGEKGMPVIAFPTSMGRYYQNKDFKLIESAASFIDNGLVKIYCIDGIDELSWYNKHVDAYTRAYNHTCYDNMLHHELVPRAKAETGFDRVITAGCSFGGYHAANYAFKHPENVHAMISMGAKFDIKDQVFGYYDDNIYFNNPPDFIPANNHPDLWNMKIFLGTAEGDMCKTANEEMSQLLHSKGIDHWLDVRPFGGHDWPVWRDMFPHYLSLI, translated from the coding sequence ATGATAGAAAATTATTTTAAGTGGCACTCCCCCAACTTAGACAAAGAAATAGAAATGCAAGTATTTGGGGAAAAAGGAATGCCCGTCATTGCTTTCCCTACTTCTATGGGCAGGTATTATCAAAACAAAGATTTTAAATTAATTGAATCGGCAGCCAGCTTTATTGACAATGGTTTAGTAAAAATATATTGTATTGATGGTATTGACGAATTAAGCTGGTATAACAAACATGTTGACGCATACACAAGAGCTTATAACCACACTTGTTACGATAACATGTTACACCATGAACTGGTGCCACGTGCCAAAGCAGAAACAGGTTTTGACAGGGTAATAACAGCAGGTTGCAGCTTTGGTGGTTACCATGCTGCCAATTACGCTTTTAAACATCCGGAAAACGTGCATGCCATGATTAGCATGGGTGCTAAATTTGATATAAAAGACCAAGTGTTTGGCTATTACGATGACAATATTTACTTCAATAATCCACCTGATTTTATACCTGCTAATAACCATCCGGATTTATGGAACATGAAAATATTTTTAGGTACAGCCGAAGGCGATATGTGTAAAACAGCCAACGAAGAAATGAGCCAGCTATTACACAGCAAAGGTATTGACCATTGGCTTGATGTAAGACCCTTTGGCGGGCACGACTGGCCTGTTTGGCGCGATATGTTTCCGCATTATCTCTCCTTAATTTAA
- a CDS encoding HupE/UreJ family protein has protein sequence MNDFTIWFLLGLEHIADLKAYDHILFLVALCSVYQIAQWKKLLVLVTAFTVGHCVTLALSTFQIITIPGAIIELLIPITIVITAGFNLKRVGQETMVITPFQYLMALLFGLIHGLGFSYLLRSLLGKTDSIVQPLFAFNVGLEAGQIIIILCILFISMFIDKLFPTRLRNKKIVILVAVIAVALTMCAERCFYLFN, from the coding sequence TTGAACGACTTTACTATTTGGTTTTTACTTGGCTTAGAACATATTGCCGACTTAAAGGCTTATGACCATATTTTATTTTTGGTGGCACTTTGCAGTGTTTACCAAATAGCGCAATGGAAAAAACTTTTAGTATTGGTTACGGCTTTTACCGTAGGTCATTGTGTAACATTGGCACTAAGTACTTTCCAAATTATTACCATTCCCGGTGCTATTATTGAATTGCTTATTCCCATTACTATTGTTATTACCGCAGGTTTTAACTTAAAGCGGGTTGGGCAGGAAACAATGGTTATTACACCCTTTCAGTATTTAATGGCATTGCTTTTTGGCTTAATACATGGCTTGGGCTTTTCGTATTTATTGCGCTCATTACTGGGCAAAACAGATTCAATCGTTCAACCCCTCTTTGCCTTTAACGTAGGTCTTGAAGCCGGTCAAATAATTATTATACTTTGTATTTTATTTATTTCTATGTTTATCGACAAATTATTTCCCACTCGCCTGCGCAATAAAAAAATAGTGATACTGGTAGCAGTTATTGCAGTTGCTTTAACCATGTGTGCAGAAAGGTGTTTTTACTTATTTAACTAA
- a CDS encoding GMP synthase, which translates to MQNIKIAILDMYNGTENQGMRNIHQILDNYAANHRVAIQKTVFDIRGKQEKPTLDYDIYISSGGPGSPVDNEGWEKNYIKFVKDVMKHNKTATDKKHIFFICHSFQVMCHHFNLGDVCLRKSESFGTYPVFSTDEGLGDLIFKNLPRPFYIVDSRKWQVIAPNDSKIEKMGAQILALEKLRPHVSLERALMAIRFSPEMVGTQFHPEADAEGMLHYWQSEEKKQLVIENHGIEKYNTMIATLHDEDKIMLTQSLIIPQFLDNALLSVQQKQVSA; encoded by the coding sequence ATGCAAAATATTAAAATAGCCATCCTTGATATGTACAACGGTACAGAAAACCAAGGCATGAGAAACATACACCAGATACTGGATAACTATGCTGCCAATCATCGCGTAGCCATACAAAAAACAGTATTTGATATAAGAGGTAAACAAGAGAAACCTACTTTAGATTATGATATTTATATTTCCAGTGGTGGCCCCGGAAGCCCTGTAGATAATGAAGGCTGGGAAAAGAACTATATAAAGTTTGTAAAAGATGTAATGAAGCACAATAAAACAGCAACCGATAAAAAACACATCTTTTTCATTTGCCATTCGTTTCAGGTGATGTGCCATCATTTTAATTTAGGCGATGTATGTTTACGTAAAAGCGAATCGTTTGGCACTTACCCTGTTTTCTCAACCGATGAAGGTTTAGGCGACTTAATTTTTAAAAACCTGCCACGCCCTTTTTACATAGTTGATTCACGTAAATGGCAGGTTATAGCACCTAATGATAGCAAAATAGAAAAAATGGGTGCACAGATTTTAGCCTTAGAAAAACTGCGCCCACATGTATCGTTAGAAAGAGCATTGATGGCTATTCGTTTCAGTCCGGAAATGGTAGGCACACAATTTCATCCGGAAGCCGATGCTGAAGGCATGTTACATTATTGGCAAAGCGAAGAGAAAAAACAATTGGTCATAGAAAACCATGGTATAGAAAAATACAATACCATGATAGCAACCCTGCATGATGAAGATAAAATTATGCTTACCCAAAGCCTTATTATTCCACAGTTTTTAGACAATGCTTTGTTATCTGTTCAACAAAAACAAGTAAGTGCATGA
- a CDS encoding DUF6702 family protein translates to MLFILAVSAFLISISAKMPHPFYVSVTEIKFNKNNTAAISCRLFTDDLQNALFKLYKVKTVLNKKDTALNAFLEKYFKDRLVINTANKNLTLHCIGYEIEEEATWCYFEANGANSNKISISNSLLYDFLPEQSNLIHCYVNNERKSFKLVNPQTQAVFEFN, encoded by the coding sequence ATGCTCTTTATTTTAGCGGTAAGTGCTTTTTTAATAAGCATTTCGGCTAAAATGCCTCACCCGTTTTATGTGAGTGTAACCGAAATAAAATTCAATAAAAACAATACCGCAGCTATCAGTTGCCGCCTGTTTACCGATGATTTACAAAATGCTTTATTCAAACTGTATAAAGTAAAAACGGTTTTAAATAAAAAAGATACAGCTCTCAATGCCTTTTTAGAAAAATATTTTAAAGACAGGTTGGTTATAAACACAGCCAATAAAAACCTGACCTTACATTGTATTGGTTACGAAATAGAAGAAGAAGCTACTTGGTGTTATTTTGAAGCCAATGGGGCAAACAGTAATAAAATAAGCATTTCCAACAGCCTTTTATACGACTTTTTGCCGGAGCAAAGTAACCTCATTCATTGTTATGTAAACAATGAACGCAAAAGCTTTAAACTGGTTAATCCGCAAACACAAGCCGTTTTCGAATTCAATTAG
- a CDS encoding DNA/RNA non-specific endonuclease — MKQIKQYLAITIIGLLVLSACSKENTSPTLANTPNTTKQNPSSTSTLAITSGFPENFESGTKTAYAAAAISLSSGSWNLDDALIGNTSSDPKNGTKSVRIRNTGKLTMQFNATTGASSVTIQHAKYGTDANSTWELWMSTNSGTSYSKVGSTITTSATTLQTATFTMSVTGNVRFEIRKISGGTNRINIDDFVINDNSGGGTGGGVDGDHMAMGNPSGATNVISNENNYLMQKTQFILSYNRSRATANWVSWYVGPNWLGSAARQDDFRADATLPAGWYQVGSTSYSGSGFDRGHNCPSADRTSTVANNSATFLMTNMIPQAPNNNQQTWANLENYTRTLVNAGNEVYVIMGSYGIGGTGSNGTFNTINNGNITVPSNVWKVIVVLTQGTNDVSRVTTSTRVIAVNTPNINTVSSSWGTYRTSVDAIEAATGYNILSNLPTNIQATIEATVDNGPTN; from the coding sequence ATGAAACAAATTAAACAGTACCTCGCTATTACTATTATCGGACTATTAGTATTAAGTGCATGTTCAAAAGAAAACACCAGTCCAACACTTGCCAATACCCCAAACACCACTAAACAAAATCCATCCAGTACAAGTACTTTAGCCATTACAAGTGGTTTTCCGGAAAACTTTGAAAGTGGAACAAAAACAGCCTATGCCGCTGCTGCTATTTCGCTTAGCTCTGGTAGCTGGAATTTAGATGATGCCTTAATTGGTAACACCAGCAGCGATCCTAAAAATGGAACTAAATCAGTACGCATTAGAAATACAGGTAAATTAACTATGCAGTTTAATGCCACTACTGGTGCATCAAGTGTAACTATTCAACATGCCAAATACGGAACAGATGCAAACAGTACCTGGGAGTTATGGATGTCTACAAACAGCGGAACCTCATACAGCAAAGTAGGTTCAACCATTACTACTTCTGCCACTACTTTACAAACAGCCACCTTTACTATGTCAGTTACAGGTAACGTTCGTTTCGAAATCAGAAAAATTTCAGGTGGTACCAACCGTATCAATATTGATGATTTTGTTATAAATGACAATAGCGGTGGAGGAACTGGCGGAGGTGTTGACGGTGACCACATGGCTATGGGTAACCCAAGTGGTGCAACCAATGTAATAAGCAACGAAAACAACTATTTAATGCAAAAAACACAATTTATTCTTTCATACAACCGCTCCAGAGCTACCGCTAATTGGGTTAGCTGGTATGTAGGGCCAAACTGGTTAGGTTCAGCCGCTCGTCAGGATGATTTTAGAGCCGATGCTACCTTACCTGCCGGTTGGTACCAAGTAGGCAGTACAAGCTATTCAGGTAGTGGTTTTGACAGAGGTCATAACTGCCCGTCAGCAGACAGAACTTCAACTGTTGCCAATAATTCAGCTACTTTTTTAATGACTAATATGATACCTCAGGCACCTAATAATAACCAACAAACATGGGCTAACCTAGAAAACTATACCCGTACATTGGTTAATGCCGGCAATGAAGTATATGTTATTATGGGTTCTTATGGAATTGGTGGTACTGGTTCAAACGGCACATTCAATACCATTAACAATGGAAACATTACTGTTCCCAGCAATGTATGGAAAGTAATTGTAGTATTAACACAAGGCACCAATGATGTAAGCCGTGTAACTACCAGCACACGTGTAATTGCGGTAAACACACCTAATATAAACACAGTGAGCAGCTCATGGGGAACTTACAGAACTTCAGTAGATGCTATTGAAGCAGCAACCGGCTACAATATTTTAAGTAACTTACCTACAAATATTCAAGCTACGATAGAAGCAACAGTAGACAACGGTCCAACTAATTAA
- a CDS encoding TIGR03862 family flavoprotein — protein sequence MSKKTIAIIGGGPSALMLAAQINTQVFDVTIYEKNFAVGRKFLVAGDGGLNITHSEVPQEFINKYTPVKFIKPFFETFNNNDLQYWLHQIGIETFIGSSKRVFPLKDLKPIEVLNTIVNQVKQNNVSIQTQYEWLGWNNDELVFKTPTETTHISSDYTVFALGGSSWAKTGSDGTWLSLFVNQGIKTIPFQASNCAFEITWPADFINEHEGQYLKNIAATCGSLTKKGELAITKLGLEGGAIYALSNKIRAQLNSKNEAHLSIDLKPTLHQVAIEKKLGNEQKSISEILKFDLNINATQAALLKAILTKEEFLSAEILAYKIKNLPLTVIGTAPIDEAISTVGGIALTEVDANLALTKIPNTFCMGEMLDWDAPTGGYLLQANFSMGYYLAQYFNRIL from the coding sequence ATGAGTAAAAAAACAATTGCCATCATTGGTGGAGGCCCATCGGCTTTAATGCTAGCCGCACAAATAAACACACAGGTTTTTGATGTAACTATTTATGAAAAAAACTTTGCCGTTGGCCGTAAGTTTTTAGTGGCTGGTGATGGTGGTTTAAACATAACACACTCTGAGGTTCCGCAAGAGTTTATTAATAAGTATACACCTGTTAAATTTATAAAGCCTTTTTTTGAAACTTTTAACAATAACGATTTACAATACTGGTTACACCAAATAGGTATTGAAACATTTATTGGTTCCAGCAAAAGAGTATTTCCATTAAAAGATTTAAAACCCATTGAAGTATTAAACACCATTGTTAATCAGGTAAAGCAAAACAATGTAAGTATTCAAACACAATATGAATGGTTAGGTTGGAACAATGATGAACTGGTATTTAAAACACCAACCGAAACTACACATATAAGCAGCGACTATACTGTTTTTGCATTAGGAGGCAGCAGTTGGGCTAAAACAGGTTCTGACGGAACATGGCTTTCCTTATTTGTCAACCAAGGCATTAAAACCATTCCTTTTCAGGCATCAAACTGTGCATTTGAAATAACATGGCCTGCTGATTTTATCAACGAGCACGAAGGGCAATATTTAAAAAACATTGCGGCCACTTGTGGCAGCTTAACTAAAAAAGGTGAATTGGCTATTACCAAATTAGGACTAGAAGGTGGAGCGATATACGCTTTAAGCAATAAAATAAGAGCTCAACTGAATTCAAAAAACGAAGCTCATCTATCCATTGATTTAAAACCAACATTACATCAGGTAGCTATTGAGAAGAAGTTAGGCAATGAACAAAAATCGATAAGCGAAATACTGAAATTTGATTTAAACATCAATGCGACACAAGCAGCTTTGTTAAAAGCTATATTAACCAAAGAAGAATTTTTAAGTGCAGAAATATTAGCTTATAAGATAAAAAATCTTCCGCTTACTGTTATAGGTACTGCTCCTATTGACGAAGCCATTTCAACCGTTGGTGGTATAGCCTTAACTGAAGTTGATGCCAACTTAGCGCTGACCAAAATACCCAATACTTTTTGCATGGGCGAAATGCTTGATTGGGATGCACCAACAGGAGGTTATTTACTGCAAGCCAACTTTAGTATGGGTTATTACTTGGCGCAATACTTTAACCGTATTTTATAG
- a CDS encoding carboxylate-amine ligase, with protein MNLSKFTVGIEEEYMVIDPVTRELKSHDQKIVEAAAKILTDDQVKAEMHQAVVEVGTGICRNMSEARIDLANLRKTIHNVAGDLGLRIGASGTHPFSKWEQQLITEHPRYNEIVNELQDAARSNLIFGLHVHVGMESREMAIHIANSVRYFLPHVYALSTNSPFWEGRNTGFKSFRTKVFDKFPRTGIPDFFETIEEYDNYVRLLVKTNCIDNAKKIWWDLRVHPFFDTVEFRVCDIPMLLDETLAITAIFQALCAKLYKLRSQNLNFIIYKRALLNENKWRASRYGIDGKMVDFGKECEVDTKSLIYELLDFIDDVVDELGSRNEIDYVQKMLERGTGADRQLAVFQQTNNLKDVVDFISTQTLIGTNV; from the coding sequence ATGAATTTAAGTAAATTTACAGTAGGCATTGAAGAAGAATACATGGTTATTGACCCCGTTACCCGGGAGCTCAAATCGCATGACCAGAAAATAGTAGAAGCTGCAGCTAAAATATTAACTGACGACCAGGTAAAAGCAGAAATGCATCAAGCCGTGGTAGAGGTTGGAACAGGTATTTGCCGTAACATGAGCGAAGCCCGTATTGATTTAGCCAATTTACGTAAAACCATTCATAACGTGGCAGGCGATTTAGGTTTACGTATTGGTGCAAGTGGTACCCATCCGTTTAGTAAATGGGAGCAACAACTCATTACCGAACACCCTCGATACAACGAAATAGTAAATGAATTACAAGATGCTGCCCGCTCTAATTTAATTTTTGGTTTACATGTACACGTGGGTATGGAAAGCCGCGAAATGGCCATTCATATAGCCAACTCGGTACGTTATTTTTTACCGCATGTATATGCCCTTTCTACCAACTCCCCTTTTTGGGAAGGACGCAATACGGGTTTTAAATCATTTCGCACCAAAGTATTTGATAAGTTTCCACGTACCGGTATTCCTGATTTTTTTGAAACCATTGAAGAGTACGATAATTATGTGAGGCTTTTGGTTAAAACCAATTGTATTGACAATGCTAAAAAAATATGGTGGGACTTACGTGTGCATCCGTTTTTTGATACAGTAGAGTTCAGGGTTTGTGATATACCCATGCTGTTAGATGAAACCTTAGCCATAACCGCCATATTTCAGGCTTTATGTGCCAAGCTATACAAACTGCGCAGTCAAAACTTAAACTTTATTATTTACAAAAGAGCCTTGTTAAACGAAAACAAATGGCGTGCATCGCGTTATGGCATTGATGGAAAAATGGTAGATTTTGGAAAGGAATGTGAAGTAGATACCAAATCGTTAATATATGAACTGTTGGATTTTATTGACGATGTGGTAGATGAACTAGGCAGTAGGAATGAAATAGATTATGTACAAAAAATGTTAGAGCGAGGCACCGGTGCCGACAGGCAGTTGGCAGTATTCCAACAAACCAATAATTTAAAAGATGTGGTTGATTTTATAAGCACACAAACATTAATAGGAACAAACGTATAA
- a CDS encoding M1 family metallopeptidase, which produces MKKNILNLFFMSQVVFVCLSVKAQNTRNNPTSNHGNKFEQLGTTLPDANTYRAASGAPGHQYWQQRADYKIDAFLDEKQLRLHGDEKITYYNNSPDVLSYLWLQLDENQHNPKNDANYFDGSEKSFPITKNQLEGLDVAKNLNGCGVNILSVTDSAGKALPYTINLTMMRIDLPIALKPKQKVTFKIKWNYKLPERMKIGGRGGYELFADDGNSVFTITQWYPRMCVYSDYQGWNNKQFTGRGEFSLVFGNFEVNMKVPADHVVGSTGVCSNYAEVLSAEQLARYNQSKKALQPIEVVTLAEAKQREKNPDTVNYKVWKYKAENVRDFAWGSSRKFIWDAMGINVENKPIMCMSYYAKEAYGLYNRYSTKTVAHTIKTYSKFTIPYPYPVAISVEAANGMEYPMICFNYGRTDEDGTYNSRTKYGMLGVIIHEVGHNFFPMIINSDERQWSWMDEGLNTFVQFLTEQEFDNNYPSSRGPAHKMVDYMRMPKNQLEPIMTNSENIAQFGNNAYGKPATALNILRETVMGRELFDFAFKTYCQRWAFKHPSPADFFRTMEDASGVDLDWFWRGWFYDIEPVDIAMDTVIAFTVKHTDKVPESMDTLYRRARNTDEFESISKLRNKKSGMPFLVDQDTALRDFYYYYKPEKETDSKTVLNRYENMQVLNDEEFKALENKHYYEVHFTNKGGLVMPIIIQWNYTDGTSEVEYINAYIWRKNEYKVVKTFAKNKQVSNIVIDPFKETADIDESNNSWPQTITESRFDLFKTKVLGRGENTDSNPMKKAKQGK; this is translated from the coding sequence ATGAAGAAAAATATACTTAACCTGTTTTTTATGAGCCAAGTGGTGTTTGTATGCCTGTCAGTAAAGGCGCAGAATACCCGCAACAATCCAACCTCCAACCACGGAAACAAATTTGAACAGTTAGGTACTACCTTACCCGATGCCAATACGTACCGTGCTGCATCAGGTGCGCCCGGCCATCAATACTGGCAACAAAGAGCCGATTATAAAATAGATGCTTTTTTAGATGAAAAGCAATTGCGTTTACATGGCGATGAAAAAATAACCTATTACAATAACTCGCCCGATGTATTGAGTTATTTGTGGTTACAGCTAGACGAAAACCAGCACAATCCTAAGAACGATGCCAACTATTTTGATGGCAGCGAAAAAAGTTTTCCTATTACCAAAAACCAATTAGAAGGACTGGATGTAGCAAAAAACTTAAACGGATGTGGTGTAAACATATTAAGCGTAACGGACAGTGCCGGAAAAGCTTTGCCTTATACCATTAACCTGACCATGATGCGTATAGATTTACCTATAGCATTAAAACCCAAACAAAAAGTTACGTTTAAAATAAAATGGAATTACAAACTTCCGGAGCGTATGAAAATAGGAGGCAGGGGAGGTTATGAGTTATTTGCTGACGATGGCAACAGCGTGTTTACCATTACACAATGGTACCCACGTATGTGTGTGTACAGCGATTACCAGGGCTGGAACAATAAACAGTTTACCGGCAGAGGCGAGTTTTCATTGGTGTTTGGCAATTTTGAAGTAAATATGAAAGTACCCGCTGACCACGTAGTAGGCTCAACAGGCGTTTGCTCCAATTATGCCGAAGTATTAAGTGCAGAGCAATTGGCCAGATACAACCAATCCAAAAAAGCATTGCAACCCATAGAAGTAGTAACCTTAGCAGAGGCTAAGCAACGCGAAAAAAATCCGGATACGGTAAACTATAAAGTATGGAAATACAAAGCAGAAAACGTACGCGATTTTGCTTGGGGAAGCTCCCGTAAATTTATATGGGATGCCATGGGTATAAACGTGGAAAACAAACCCATTATGTGCATGAGCTATTATGCCAAAGAAGCGTATGGCTTATACAACCGTTATTCAACCAAAACAGTAGCACATACCATTAAAACCTATTCAAAATTCACCATTCCTTATCCGTACCCTGTAGCCATTAGTGTAGAGGCCGCTAACGGCATGGAATACCCGATGATTTGTTTTAACTATGGCCGAACTGATGAAGATGGTACTTATAACTCACGCACCAAATACGGTATGTTAGGTGTTATTATACATGAAGTAGGGCATAACTTTTTCCCTATGATTATCAATAGCGATGAACGCCAATGGAGCTGGATGGACGAAGGCTTAAATACTTTTGTGCAGTTTTTAACCGAGCAGGAGTTTGATAACAATTATCCTTCATCGCGTGGGCCGGCACATAAAATGGTTGATTACATGCGCATGCCTAAAAACCAGTTGGAACCTATTATGACCAATAGCGAAAATATAGCGCAGTTTGGTAACAATGCCTATGGCAAGCCAGCTACTGCTCTAAATATATTACGCGAAACGGTAATGGGCAGAGAATTGTTTGATTTTGCTTTTAAAACCTATTGCCAGCGTTGGGCTTTTAAACATCCGTCACCGGCCGATTTTTTCAGAACCATGGAAGATGCCTCAGGCGTAGATTTAGATTGGTTTTGGCGTGGTTGGTTTTACGATATAGAACCTGTAGATATAGCTATGGATACCGTTATTGCTTTTACCGTTAAACATACCGATAAAGTACCCGAAAGCATGGATACCCTATACAGAAGAGCCAGGAATACAGACGAGTTTGAAAGCATTTCGAAACTAAGAAACAAAAAAAGCGGTATGCCATTTTTAGTTGACCAGGATACTGCCTTGCGCGATTTTTATTATTACTACAAACCCGAAAAAGAAACCGATAGCAAAACTGTTTTAAACAGGTATGAAAACATGCAGGTGTTAAACGATGAGGAGTTTAAAGCACTCGAAAATAAACACTATTACGAAGTACATTTTACCAATAAAGGCGGTTTGGTAATGCCTATTATTATACAATGGAATTATACGGATGGCACTTCAGAAGTGGAATATATCAATGCATACATCTGGCGTAAAAACGAGTATAAAGTAGTAAAAACATTTGCCAAAAATAAACAGGTAAGCAATATAGTTATCGATCCGTTTAAAGAAACAGCCGATATAGATGAAAGCAATAACAGCTGGCCACAAACCATTACCGAATCGAGGTTTGATTTGTTTAAAACCAAAGTATTGGGCAGAGGTGAAAATACCGACAGCAACCCGATGAAAAAAGCTAAGCAAGGGAAGTAA
- a CDS encoding DEAD/DEAH box helicase → MTFDQLNLSNPLLNALNDLGISEPTPIQEKTFSLILSGRDVLGIAQTGTGKTFAYLLPCLRDIKFAHQKTIQVLILVPTRELVKQVVGEVEKLTTYMDVKVGGVFGGVNMAPQKDLILAGLDILVATPGRLLDLILSDTIKTKTIKKLVIDEVDEMLDLGFKYQLSRIFDLLPPKHQNILFSATMIPEVENLIALYFNDPVKVEAATDITPLKNIVQTGYNVKNFNTKANLIPLLLKEHPEMTKVIVFLSTKSMVDLLFSILQPILGKQVVDYIHSNKAQNKRFATITNFDSGNCRVLIATDIIARGLDLTEVTHVINFDTPPIPESYVHRIGRTGRADKKGIAITLTTEKEQVYRNNIEALIKLKIELLQTPDDLVVSNVLIKEEIPVIKMKNILVKKPKKDLAGPAFHQKKAKNLKTNSKIPHAEKMRLKYGKPIKKSSKK, encoded by the coding sequence ATGACATTTGACCAATTAAACCTAAGCAATCCTTTATTAAATGCCCTTAACGACCTAGGTATTAGTGAACCTACACCTATTCAGGAAAAAACATTTTCGCTCATTTTATCGGGCAGGGACGTATTGGGTATAGCGCAAACGGGAACGGGTAAAACATTTGCTTACCTTTTACCGTGCTTACGCGATATAAAATTTGCACACCAAAAAACCATTCAGGTGCTTATTTTAGTGCCTACACGCGAGTTGGTAAAACAGGTAGTTGGCGAAGTAGAGAAATTAACTACTTACATGGATGTAAAAGTAGGTGGCGTTTTTGGTGGCGTAAATATGGCTCCGCAAAAAGATTTAATTTTAGCAGGTTTAGATATTTTAGTAGCTACTCCCGGGCGTTTATTGGATTTAATACTGAGTGATACCATTAAAACCAAAACCATTAAAAAACTGGTAATTGATGAGGTTGATGAAATGCTAGACTTGGGTTTTAAATACCAGTTATCGCGCATATTTGATTTATTGCCACCAAAACACCAGAACATTTTGTTTTCGGCTACCATGATACCGGAAGTAGAAAATTTAATTGCACTGTATTTTAACGACCCCGTAAAGGTGGAAGCTGCTACTGATATTACGCCTTTAAAAAATATTGTTCAAACAGGATACAACGTAAAAAACTTTAATACCAAAGCTAACTTAATACCGCTTTTATTAAAGGAGCATCCTGAAATGACCAAGGTAATTGTGTTTTTAAGTACCAAAAGCATGGTTGATTTATTGTTTAGTATTTTACAACCTATACTAGGCAAACAGGTAGTAGATTATATTCACTCTAACAAAGCACAGAACAAACGTTTTGCCACCATCACCAACTTTGACAGCGGTAACTGCCGTGTGTTAATTGCTACTGATATTATAGCACGTGGATTGGACTTAACAGAAGTTACCCACGTAATTAATTTTGATACGCCACCAATACCAGAAAGTTACGTGCATAGAATTGGGCGTACGGGTCGTGCTGATAAAAAAGGTATAGCTATTACGTTAACTACTGAAAAGGAACAAGTATACCGCAATAACATTGAAGCATTGATTAAACTTAAAATTGAATTGCTCCAAACACCTGATGATTTAGTGGTTTCGAATGTGCTGATAAAGGAAGAAATACCGGTAATAAAAATGAAAAACATACTGGTAAAAAAACCTAAAAAAGACTTAGCAGGACCTGCTTTCCACCAAAAGAAAGCAAAGAATTTAAAAACCAACAGTAAAATTCCGCACGCAGAAAAAATGCGTTTAAAATATGGCAAGCCCATTAAAAAAAGCAGTAAAAAATAA